A genomic region of Caenorhabditis elegans chromosome V contains the following coding sequences:
- the zmp-3 gene encoding Matrix metalloproteinase-C (Confirmed by transcript evidence), which yields MRLIYVIAILLVSTCQAGFFSSLVSRFTGGGNSSPSSSSSSSSFSNSRKPSLSDEKARSYLQTFGYVPPSNSLQSRNGMAGDIQSAEQVFKSAIRKFQEFAGIAKTGFLDAATKAKMALSRCGVTDAPLALTSGSSQFKWSKTRLTYSIESWSSDLSKDDVRRAISEAYGLWSKVTPLEFSEVPAGSTSDIKIRFGVRNHNDPWPFDGEGGVLAHATMPESGMFHFDDDENWTYKDARKIHNNEATDLLAVAIHEGGHTLGLEHSRDENAIMAPFYQKTTDSSGNYVYPNLKSDDISAIQAIYGAGSGRSSSGSDFGGSSGGGSRTTARPTTTTRSWFGRFFGDDDDDVRSRTTTRRTTLWPTTQSPFSGDDWGSGSGSSGRGGSSSGSSGGGCPSHIDAYTPSSSFSYAFSGSQVYTISGTKVTKVQSIHDLFPSAPTPVNAALWNPISGSMLLFSSNRVYSYYFSNIRQIFQMDSGFPKTLPSDLGFSVSGALRWINGHQILMSSGDEFAVYDEFWNQVTLKNRISSYFPNLPRGVKGVESPAGSVITAFTSNQVFEYNSRTKSIGRQSGFSSYIAC from the exons ATGCGGTTAATTTACGTAATAGCAATATTATTGGTTTCCACGTGTCAAGCTGGATTTTTTAGCTCACTAGTTTCAAGGTTTACTGGTG GTGGAAACTCATCACCTTCTTCTAGTTCAAGTTCTTCATCATTTTCGAATTCAAGGAAGCCATCTCTATCAGATGAGAAAGCAAGG AGTTACCTTCAAACATTCGGCTATGTTCCGCCATCAAACTCCCTGCAATCTAGAAATGGCATGGCCGGAGATATACAAAGTGCCGAGCAAGTCTTCAAATCGGCCATTCGAAAATTCCAAGAGTTCGCCGGAATCGCTAAAACCGGATTTCTGGACGCGGCGACGAAAGCAAAAATGGCATTGTCCAGGTGCGGAGTTACAGATGCTCCATTAGCATTGACTTCTGGAT CAAGCCAGTTCAAATGGTCTAAAACTCGGCTTACGTATTCTATCGAGAGCTGGTCTTCCGATTTGTCAAAGGATGATGTCAG ACGTGCCATATCTGAAGCCTACGGTCTCTGGTCGAAAGTAACACCGCTGGAGTTCTCAGAAGTCCCCGCTGGCAGCACTTCGGACATCAAAATCCGATTCGGCGTCCGCAATCACAACGATCCTTGGCCATTCGACGGAGAAGGTGGTGTCCTGGCACACGCTACAATGCCcgagtctggaatgttccattTTGATGATGACGAGAACTGGACCTATAAGGATGCGCGAAAGATTCACAACAATGAAGCGACGGATCTGTTGGCTGTGGCGATCCACGAAGGTGGGCATACACTGGGTCTGGAACACTCGAGAGACGAAAACGCCATCATGGCTCCGTTCTACCAAAAGACCACTGATTCGAGTGGAAATTATGTGTACCCGAATTTGAAGTCGGATGATATTTCCGCGATTCAAGCGATTTATGGAGCCGGAAGCGGGAGATCATCATCTGGTTCTGATTTCGGGGGAAGTAGTGGAGGTGGATCGAGAACTACTGCTCGACCCACAACCACTACTAGAAGCTGGTTTGGAAGATTCTTCggcgatgatgatgatgatgttcGATCTCGTACCACCACAAGACGAACCACGTTATGGCCGACCACTCAATCACCATTTTCTGGGGATGATTGGGGATCTGGCTCAGGATCTTCCGGACGTGGCGGAAGTTCCAGTGGAAGTTCCGGCGGTGGATGCCCATCACACATCGACGCGTACACTCCGAGCTCATCCTTCTCCTACGCATTCTCTGGCTCACAAGTCTACACAATTAGTGGGACCAAGGTCACAAAAGTTCAGTCTATCCACGACCTGTTTCCATCTGCTCCAACGCCTGTCAATGCTGCTCTCTGGAATCCGATTTCTGGCTCCATGCTGCTCTTTAGTAGCAACCGG GTGTATAGCTACTATTTTTCGAACATTCGTCAAATCTTCCAAATGGACAGCGGATTcccaaaaactcttccatcaGACCTAGGATTTTCCGTCTCGGGAGCTCTTCGCTGGATTAACGGGCATCAGATTTTGATGAGC AGCGGTGACGAGTTTGCAGTCTATGATGAGTTTTGGAATCAGGTTACGCTGAAGAATAGAATCTCATCTTATTTCCCGAACTTGCCACGTGGTGTTAAAGGAGTTGAATCTC cagccGGATCTGTCATCACTGCCTTCACTTCGAATCAAGTGTTCGAATATAACTCTAGAACCAAATCCATCGGACGTCAATCTGGATTTTCCAGTTATATCGCCTGTTAA
- the C31B8.9 gene encoding sulfotransferase family protein (Partially confirmed by transcript evidence), with protein sequence MVLGKNFLVIFCSCVLFLAQCAYFLSIFTRKPMGNVVEIPIANFTTELIPGDSITKFIPPFVPLLNDYVVAEGYSLHGCIVRKSMSQLNTNIMCYLNNTSLYEQQNHTLSDTWEDRKHPESRFVSFFVDKCINTNSCYDCKDVSCAVKMIYERLMYHVKNRHLIDKDDEPTWWFDWHAAPQTWNCDFYKYLTDYHLIKIGTTQKDRRFAMKQLQKALKLANVEDEYARKIADDTLKSDTRHGTHKSDWSKKILEQVRSDPYVRHYLHRIY encoded by the exons ATGGTTCTTGGCAAGAATTTTCTGGTTATTTTCTGTTCTTGCGTTTTATTTCTTGCGCAATGCGCTTATTTTCTAAGTATTTTTACAAGGAAGCCAATGGGAAATGTGGTGGAAATTCCAATTGCAAATTTTACAACTGAATTAATTCCTGGAG ataGCATTACCAAGTTCATTCCTCCATTTGTACCCCTGCTCAATGACTATGTG GTAGCAGAGGGTTATAGTTTACATGGCTGTATCGTTCGAAAAAGTATGTCTCAACTCAATACGAATATTATGTGTTACCTGAACAACACAAGTCTCTATGAACAGCAAAATCATACTTTATCAGATACATGGGAGGACAggaa ACACCCTGAGAGTCGATTTGTCTCATTTTTCGTCGATAAATGTATTAA taCCAATTCATGTTACGATTGCAAAGATGTTAGTTGTGCGGTGAAAATGATTTATGAGAG ACTAATGTATCACGTCAAAAACCGCCATTTGATTGACAAAGACGATGAGCCAACTTGGTGGTTTGACTGGCACGCGGCACCTCAAACCTGGAATTGTGATTTCTACAAGTACCTTACTGATTATCATCTTATCAAAATTGGCACCACACAAAAAGATCGAAGATTTGCGATGAAGCAGTTGCAGAAGGCTCTAAAGCTGGCTAACGTCGAAGATGAATACGCCAGGAAAATTGCTGATGACACGCTGAAGAGTGACACACGACATGGAACTCATAAGTCTGATTGGAGcaagaaaattttggagcag GTGCGCAGTGATCCTTATGTCCGTCACTATCTTCACAGAATATATTAG
- the srh-146 gene encoding Serpentine Receptor, class H (Partially confirmed by transcript evidence), with amino-acid sequence MCSTSLRDLASDEVYSNVLHVLTIIEISAHFFGAYVIASKTPKKLESVRASMLYLHLVGAFVDVYFSLLTMPVLHLPICGGHPLGILSFFGVPTSLQVYVGVSLFGVIAVTILIFLEDRRYRLVHGHKTCTRRKWCRLLFVIALYSLAAALPTPVFLHLPDQETGKLVSLSKNQCIPRDLINHPNFFLLDDGGYYIVICAMFTIVFIGFQILLQVGLICRELFKHSHVSKSTHRLQKQFFIAMSLQIVIPLLVLVFPVLYFAFSVSSNYYNQGANNLAFLIVSLHGVTTTLMMLMVHTPYRNSIFEMLNLKSANQSGDHTRRIWKISSLESHQRI; translated from the exons ATGTGCTCCACAAGTCTCAGAGACCTTGCTTCCGACGAAGTTTATTCAAATGTTCTACATGTTCTTACAATAATTGAGATATCAGCCCATTTCTTCGGAGCATATGTCATAGCTTCAAAAACCCCGAAAAAGTTGGAATCTGTGAGGGCGAGCATGTTATATCTACACTTGGTTGGAGCATTTGTCGACGTCTATTTTAGTCTGTTAACTATGCCAGTATTGCATTTACCTATTTGCGGAGGTCATCCGCTCGgtattctctcattttttggagttCCAACTTCATTGCAAGTTTATGTAGGAGTTTCTTTATTTGGAG TGATTGCTGTGACAATTCTAATATTTCTCGAAGATCGTCGATATCGATTGGTTCACGGACATAAAACTTGTACAAGAAGAAAATGGTGCCGGTTACTGTTTGTTATAGCATTGTATTCTCTGGCTGCAGCATTGCCTACACCTGTTTTTCTACATCTTCCTGACCAAGAAACCGGAAAACTGGTGTCCCTAAGT aaaaaccagtGTATTCCACGTGATCTTATAAACCATCCTAATTTCTTTCTGCTTGATGACGGAGGATATTATATTGTGATATGTGCCATGTTCACAAttgtttttattggttttcaaATACTTCTGCAAGTTGGGCTAATTTGTCGGGAGCTCTTCAAACATTCACATGTTTCCAAAAGTACACATAGACTgcaaaagcaatttttcattgcaaTGAGCTTACAAATAGTTATTCCACTCCTTGTCTTAGTTTTTCCAGTGCTTTATTTTGCTTTTTCGGTTTCTTCAAATTATTATAACCAAG gCGCAAATAATCTGgcatttttaatagtttcatTGCACGGAGTCACGACAACATTGATGATGCTCATGGTTCACACGCCAtatagaaattcaattttcgaaatgctaaatttgaaatccGCAAACCAGTCTGGTGACCACACTCGCcgtatttggaaaatttcatcTCTTGAAAGTCATCAGAGAATTTGA
- the srh-38 gene encoding Serpentine Receptor, class H (Partially confirmed by transcript evidence) has product MANESHSIWNENPETYFTVKLVYSAFVTLIYPFAHYCVLAKSPKSFGLLKWIIYVHCICFTCEWLGNVFFIDVYDFQPSVFVKINGILKNYIHPIQLYQAYVILEGITETSGLILFTSRVLLIVDLYRPRPSIQRRICEFLIYCVVFAFGMWAIPMIIWQLPDQKFAKLNVIKTHEFYPDCIWDSNVIAITSTDSTEEDVICVLIVANCVSIGFAIFISAKIAFYMLSRRMINQSEATKKMHKKFNERTILQAILYFTFCCVPFSVLYLTILLEVHIPGSTYFIDIFSENHPTACAVSLFLFYDPYQYYLMELLGIKLRQKISNASTILVEKVNTISRNSNIVFI; this is encoded by the exons ATGGCAAATGAGTCACACTCAATATGGAATGAGAATCCTGAAACATATTTCACAGTAAAGTTGGTGTATTCTGCATTCGTCACACTTATTTACCCATTTGCACATTATTGTGTGCTCGCCAAGTCACCGAAGAGCTTTGGTTTGTTGAAATGGATTATTTATGTTCACTGCATTTG CTTCACCTGTGAATGGTTGGGCAACGTTTTCTTCATCGATGTCTATGATTTCCAACCTtcagtttttgtcaaaataaatggaatcctaaaaaattatatccaTCCAATTCAACTCTATCAGGCTTATGTCATATTAGAAGGAA tcaCCGAAACGTCTGGACTAATTCTTTTCACTAGTCGTGTTCTCCTGATCGTAGACCTCTACAGACCCCGACCATCGATTCAGAGAAGaatctgtgaatttttgatatacTGCGTAGTTTTTGCGTTTGGCATGTGGGCTATTCCCATGATAATTTGGCAATTGCCAGatcaaaagtttgcaaaactaAATGTAATCAAA ACCCACGAGTTCTATCCGGATTGCATTTGGGACTCGAACGTTATTGCAATAACTTCCACGGATTCTACTGAAGAGGATGTAATTTGTGTTTTAATAGTGGCGAATTGCGTTTCTATCGGATTTGCGATATTTATTTCTGCCAAGATTGCGTTTTACATGCTCTCGAGAAGAATGATAAATCAGTCAGAGGCaacgaaaaaaatgcacaagaAATTTAACGAGAGAACTATTTTACAA gcaATACTCTACTTCACCTTCTGCTGTGTCCCATTTTCGGTACTTTACCTCACTATACTCTTAGAAGTTCACATCCCAGGGAGCACATATTTCATTGAtatcttttctgaaaaccaTCCGACAGCTTGTGCAGtttccttatttttattttatgatcCATATCAGTACTATCTGATGGAACTTCTTGGGATTAAACTCCGCCAGAAAATAAGCAATGCGTCGACTATTCTGGTTGAGAAAGTGAACACAATTTCAAGGAATTCgaatatagtttttatttga
- the srh-38 gene encoding Serpentine Receptor, class H (Partially confirmed by transcript evidence), which translates to MFTAFVTETSGLILFTSRVLLIVDLYRPRPSIQRRICEFLIYCVVFAFGMWAIPMIIWQLPDQKFAKLNVIKTHEFYPDCIWDSNVIAITSTDSTEEDVICVLIVANCVSIGFAIFISAKIAFYMLSRRMINQSEATKKMHKKFNERTILQAILYFTFCCVPFSVLYLTILLEVHIPGSTYFIDIFSENHPTACAVSLFLFYDPYQYYLMELLGIKLRQKISNASTILVEKVNTISRNSNIVFI; encoded by the exons ATGTTCACTGCATTTG tcaCCGAAACGTCTGGACTAATTCTTTTCACTAGTCGTGTTCTCCTGATCGTAGACCTCTACAGACCCCGACCATCGATTCAGAGAAGaatctgtgaatttttgatatacTGCGTAGTTTTTGCGTTTGGCATGTGGGCTATTCCCATGATAATTTGGCAATTGCCAGatcaaaagtttgcaaaactaAATGTAATCAAA ACCCACGAGTTCTATCCGGATTGCATTTGGGACTCGAACGTTATTGCAATAACTTCCACGGATTCTACTGAAGAGGATGTAATTTGTGTTTTAATAGTGGCGAATTGCGTTTCTATCGGATTTGCGATATTTATTTCTGCCAAGATTGCGTTTTACATGCTCTCGAGAAGAATGATAAATCAGTCAGAGGCaacgaaaaaaatgcacaagaAATTTAACGAGAGAACTATTTTACAA gcaATACTCTACTTCACCTTCTGCTGTGTCCCATTTTCGGTACTTTACCTCACTATACTCTTAGAAGTTCACATCCCAGGGAGCACATATTTCATTGAtatcttttctgaaaaccaTCCGACAGCTTGTGCAGtttccttatttttattttatgatcCATATCAGTACTATCTGATGGAACTTCTTGGGATTAAACTCCGCCAGAAAATAAGCAATGCGTCGACTATTCTGGTTGAGAAAGTGAACACAATTTCAAGGAATTCgaatatagtttttatttga
- the srh-38 gene encoding G_PROTEIN_RECEP_F1_2 domain-containing protein (Partially confirmed by transcript evidence) — protein sequence MDYLCSLHLTHEFYPDCIWDSNVIAITSTDSTEEDVICVLIVANCVSIGFAIFISAKIAFYMLSRRMINQSEATKKMHKKFNERTILQAILYFTFCCVPFSVLYLTILLEVHIPGSTYFIDIFSENHPTACAVSLFLFYDPYQYYLMELLGIKLRQKISNASTILVEKVNTISRNSNIVFI from the exons ATGGATTATTTATGTTCACTGCATTTG ACCCACGAGTTCTATCCGGATTGCATTTGGGACTCGAACGTTATTGCAATAACTTCCACGGATTCTACTGAAGAGGATGTAATTTGTGTTTTAATAGTGGCGAATTGCGTTTCTATCGGATTTGCGATATTTATTTCTGCCAAGATTGCGTTTTACATGCTCTCGAGAAGAATGATAAATCAGTCAGAGGCaacgaaaaaaatgcacaagaAATTTAACGAGAGAACTATTTTACAA gcaATACTCTACTTCACCTTCTGCTGTGTCCCATTTTCGGTACTTTACCTCACTATACTCTTAGAAGTTCACATCCCAGGGAGCACATATTTCATTGAtatcttttctgaaaaccaTCCGACAGCTTGTGCAGtttccttatttttattttatgatcCATATCAGTACTATCTGATGGAACTTCTTGGGATTAAACTCCGCCAGAAAATAAGCAATGCGTCGACTATTCTGGTTGAGAAAGTGAACACAATTTCAAGGAATTCgaatatagtttttatttga
- the C31B8.12 gene encoding Methyltransferase FkbM domain-containing protein (Confirmed by transcript evidence), protein MSLNDYVSHRRNPAFFYIFMMVFLFVIITTLNRPQPTVFDLSPASRLPKTEKKEVNTEWDTLDGIGYKFAKEKKIVMDPRFEKLEQLPTCDLSVDKENSRIDIPKLMESFQKCITPIVNQWRDDLKAMNTKWQKTEVCDKVFIDVDVVPMANLHEVKWTILPTCKEENIMVTLGIGHDTMAEEKLNRTLPNTKFFGADPIIEPNRQLYTAFGKYFPFAIGKKPGFTKFRVLPNQNQKTRKYEYQDVTTIPLTYFLSDILGLKQIDIAWIDIEGGEFEFLDQLHRGGPLDQKGIAICQFNLEVHSKFHPPGAQIYHDFVFKILEDRRYVFLKPAHTDSGVHRMFFINLEDEKCIRKFLQ, encoded by the exons ATGTCACTTAACG attatgTTTCGCATCGGCGAAATCCggcatttttctacattttcatgATGGTATTCCTATTTGTCATAATAACTACACTCAATCGTCCTCAACCAACAGTTTTCGATCTTTCGCCAGCGTCTCGGCTTCCcaaaaccgagaaaaaagaagtgaaCACCGAATGGGATACATTGGATGGAATCGGATATAAATTTGCAAAG GAAAAGAAAATAGTTATGGATCCCagattcgaaaaattggaacaacTACCAACTTGTGATTTATCAGTTGACAAGGAGAACTCAAGAATTGACATTCCAAAATTAATGGagtcatttcaaaaatgtatcacGCCTATTGTAAATCAATGGAGAGATGATTTGAAGGCG ATGAACACCAAATGGCAGAAAACTGAAGTATGTGACAAAGTATTCATAGACGTTGATGTAGTTCCAATGGCCAACTTACATGAAGTAAAATGGACCATTTTGCCAACTTGT aaagaggAAAACATAATGGTAACGCTTGGAATTGGTCATGACACTATGGcggaggaaaaattgaatagg acACTACCCAACACAAAATTCTTTGGCGCTGATCCGATTATTGAACCGAATCGTCAACTTTACACAGCCTTTGGGAAATATTTTCCTTTCGCTATTGGGAAGAAGCCTGGGTTCACGAAATTCCGAGTACTTCCGAaccaaaatcagaaaacta gAAAGTACGAGTATCAAGATGTCACTACAATCCCACTCACCTATTTTTTGTCCGATATTTTGGGCTTGAAg CAAATTGACATTGCATGGATCGACATTGAAGGTGGCGAGTTTGAATTTCTGGACCAACTGCACCGAGGTGGCCCACTAGATCAAAAAGGAATCgcaatttgccaattcaaCCTCGAAGTTCATTCCAAATTTCATCCTCCTGGCGCTCAGATCTACCACGATTTCGTGTTCAAAATCCTGGAAGACAGACGATACGTCTTCCTGAAACCAGCGCACACCGATTCTGGAGTCCATCGCATGTTCTTTATCAATTTGGAAGATGAGAAATGTATTaggaaatttttacaataa
- the C31B8.16 gene encoding Serpentine Receptor, class I (Partially confirmed by transcript evidence) produces the protein MNVVFLLPVPGLYCIGWVKNEQDHMDNYIVGTNCFPVLKLTLQAFTYKLFLFQYEVLVLMMFVKLCRIARPDSIFNLSLPIIFGFALIILTFNILPTSIMLKLFNPTRDESETAILLHYPHYSFAARYPFLWVMVEDIMIIAFACILFMSLGLLLIAICILYVLIYYELQRQEMYMAKEIYKQNKEFIDGIMYHTRIISAVYCVLPLSVFCQFLIEEETDVSVPISIANVIFASSPIPAMLSFLWRNPACWSRRIRNTVNLTLEN, from the exons ATGAATGTAGTATTTTTATTGCCGGTTCCTGGGCTTTATTGTATCGGTTGGGTCAAAAATGAGCAGGATCACATGGACAATTATATAGTCGGAACTAACTGTTTTCCGgttttaaaacttactttaCAGGCCTTCACCTATAAgctttttctgtttcaatatGAAGTACTGGTACTAATGATGTTTGTTAAATTGTGCAGAATTGCGAGGCcagattcaattttcaatctatCCCTCCCtattatttttggatttgcTTTAATAATTTTGACCTTCAATATTTTGCCAACATCCATAATGCTCAAACTTTTCAATCCGACTCGCGATGAGTCCGAAACTGCCATACTTCTCCACTACCCCCATTATAGTTTTGCAGCTCGATACCCATTTCTATGGGTGATGGTAGAGGATATAATGATCATAGCTTTTGCCTGTATTCTTTTTATGTCATTAGGGCTATTATTAATTGCAATTTGTATCCTATATGTACTTATTTATTATGAGTTGCAACGGCAGGAAATGTACATGGCGAAAGAAATTTATAAGCAGAATAAGGAATTTATCGATGGAATTATGTATCat ACCAGGATCATAAGCGCCGTCTATTGCGTTTTGCCGCTATCagtattttgccaatttcttaTTGAAGAAGAAACTGATGTGTCTG TACCCATCTCAATAGCTAACGTAATTTTTGCGAGCTCCCCAATTCCTGCAATGCTTTCGTTTTTGTGGAGGAACCCTGCTTGTTGGTCAAGACGAATTAGGAATACTGTAAATCTGACTTTGGAAaattag
- the C31B8.1 gene encoding Serpentine Receptor, class H (Confirmed by transcript evidence), with product MMIAILMFLKTMAITRSKSPFKASPSNQKLFISFGVGLPIFFQMCIFTASYSSPSKIAQFLKDSYPHMKYLTAYPFLWMLTSKRNLQGFFMTIIACIGIVFMLVIILFIILVVELDLQVNTMSQASNKYHKRLLFEFMVHIMISLPFFILSPLLIFLKIFLNDTVDVSFLTSISFAVFTSAPIPSMLVFLLKNKKYRSFLIKLFHIPQRTEPPAKSIISRQTVSRVRME from the exons ATGATGATTGCAATTTTGATGTTCTTAAAAACAATGGCCATCACCAGGTCAAAATCTCCATTTAAA gcAAGCCCAtcgaatcaaaaactatttatcaGTTTCGGAGTTGgtcttccaatattttttcaaatgtgcatATTCACTGCATCTTATTCAAGCCCCTCAAAGATTGCTCAATTTCTCAAAGACTCATACCCTCATATGAAATATTTAACAGCTTACCCATTTCTGTGGATGCTAACTTCAAAGCGAAATCTTCAAGGGTTTTTTATGACTATAATAGCTTGTATTGGCATTGTTTTTATGCTTGtcataattttgtttataataTTGGTAGTTGAATTAGATTTACAAGTGAATACAATGAGCCAAGCGTCGAATAAGTATCACAAACGGCTGCTCTTTGAGTTCATGGTTCAT ATAATGATCAGTTTGCCGTTCTTCATCTTATCAcctttactaatttttttgaaaatttttttgaatgacacCGTAGACGTTTCCT ttctaaCGTCTATATCATTCGCAGTTTTCACGTCTGCACCTATTCCGTCGATGTTGgtttttctgctaaaaaataagaagtatagatcatttttaattaaactGTTCCATATTCCCCAAAGAACCGAACCACCTGCAAAATCCATTATTTCTCGGCAAACAGTGTCACGTGTACGGATGGAATAA